Within Planococcus citri chromosome 2, ihPlaCitr1.1, whole genome shotgun sequence, the genomic segment tatttgtggCAACTGTGCCTTGTATTTACACAATGCGATAGAGTAGTGTGTAAGTATTGGTAATGGTCAAGTTAAATGAGACAGACTATAGTGGAAGTGGTAAAGCTTTCAGCTTTCTCAACTTATgttcaagttgaacttgaaaGTTCAAAGCACGCGTGAATATATGTGGCAATGTTGCTTTCAAACTTCGGCGATGAATTATGAAACGAAGTAATCTCATCTATCGGAATCGTAATAATAAATAATCAAAGAGTTTAGTTACAAGTAGAGGTAGAAATTCAACAATATGGATTTGAAGTTATGAAATTCGCAATTCCAGCACTTCGTCGTTAGACAGCTTATAGTTTTCTATGAGggcaaataaaaatcatatcaaCAGTACGAATGGAAATTCTAGGTAAGAGACTGTAAAATTTAATGTTTACCGAGCTGATTACTAATCTTCTGCGTTTCGAAAGCAGGCAAAACTCGAACGAAAGTGAATCGCTGCAGTCATCGCTGTCAAATTTAAGATCGACTTCGACGGAATTATCCGATAATAAGCTCTCAGTTCCTACAGCCGATGTAATGAAGCGAGCCACAGTTGAAGAAGAAATCAAAAGCTATTTCTACATGCTTACTGATGGATGCGGTGATGAAAATTGTGATAATGAAAACTGCGTTTCCAGTGGCAAGGTAAGCACATCTAACTTGCTCTTGATCGATTTTCCCTTCTCTGTCGAGTAATTCgagtgtttttcatttcattcagaTCACACCTCAATCTCCTAATCGAGCTGCTGCTTCTGCTCTTCATTTACAACGAAATCGAGCCAAATTATGCGATCGTCATGTGTCGAAGATTCCTCGTACCAAGTCACCTACACCGTCGCAAGCTTCTCAATCGACAAATAATGCCAGTAATGCAGAAAATGTAACGTTCGGTTAGTTTGTTCTCGCGCAGATTACAATGTTTACATTCGTTTTATCGGTTCGATAGCGGATACGATaagaataatgaagaaaaatacgaGATGATTGTGTCCATTTCGTTTGTTTTAATATCACCGAATTAATATTTCAGCTTACATGTTCCTGACTGAAAATGTGGTCAGAGGGATTGTCAACACGTGCCAAAACGAATCAAGGTATTCGCAGTTGGTTGCTACCTTAttggatgtattttcaaaaGCGGACACATTGGCTAAAAGTTTCCTCAAAGTTGAATGCCCTCTTAGGCTCGATAATTTCTCACCCGAAGATCTCGTTGGATTGGATAAAGAAAAAGTAAGCCGATTAATTTCCATTTGTTTGACtcttgactgatttttttttcaattcgcagCTCAGGGAACTTGAAGGTGAAATGGAAAAGGATATAGACTGTTCCCAAAGTTCTCGTAGTTTTGATTGGACTTCTGATGAAATTCGTATCGATTTTTTCGCCTTGAAGAAAGCTTACGAAAATGTTTTCGAACTTCCTAGTCATGTTTACGAAAGTGCATTGATTAAAGCTTTAGGTATTTTTGCAGGTAAGCCTTCTATATTCTTGTTCGATATTATCGTTAGATTTCGTTTCTaactttcgttttctttttcgtaTTCAGAGAACACAGAATTAGAACTAAATGTAGAACTGAAAGGTAAACTGAATAATCCGGAGGAGATGGAGAAATACGTTATCGCTTTTCTCATCGTATTCGAAATACCTGCTTTAAGCAGTCCTGAATTTCTACAGAAAGTGTTACCTCCGCTTTGTAAAGCTATGAATTACTTACCGGTGTCAGCTTTGGCCAGAATTTGTCGAGTGTGGGCTCGATATTGTCGtgacagttttaaaaatattttgaatttgttacACCAGCTGATTACAATGAGAACTATCGAAAGTTGCAGTAACAAGAAGTATCTTTTGCAAGATAACGTTGACATTGTTTCAGCTACCAAAGTTATGAAAGTGAGTAAttctatacctattttttaatcgtagtttttttaaaactgatgaTACATGATACCATTTTTTATCACGATAGGTTTTGTATTACGCTAATGCCCTCGCTGGACAAATGGAATCGCCTGAGACTACAAAAGATGAAGATTACGATAAATACgaatcagaattgaaaaatggtcTTTTTGGCGATATCGACTTGAGATATTCGTATTACCAAAGCTTCACATTTACTGAAGATCCTTTAGCCAAAGAATTAAAAGTAAGCTGATTGATTTtatgaaatggaatttttttgcctGAATATAAATTCCATAATGGCTAACGTTAATTTATGAATGATTTTATTCTAGCTTGATCTCATCGATTGTATTACACCTTTTCTACCATTTACCGAATTTTACAACGAACCACTCAGCGATGCCATTGAAATGGATAAAGATTACTCCAACTATAAAAATGCTTTGCGTAACGAAGGTGCGTCATCATCTCGTTCCGAAAGCAAAAGCATCGATCAGCTGTTCAGCTTCATGACTCATCCTTTTATCCTAACACCGGCCACGAAAACCCTCGGGTTATTTTACGATAACAGAATACGCATGTATAGTGAAAGGAAAATCTGCGTGCTTCAAGCTATGGCTGGTCATCCTCCTAATCcttacttgaaattgaaaattcgtagAGATCATTTGATTGAAGATGCTCTTATGAGGGTGAGCGATATTTTGCATTcttgaataatgaaattttttgaaaaatttaaaatgtttttgcgTCACTATAGTTGGAATTATCGTGCCATGAGAGCCCTCAAGATTTCAAGAAACAGTTGATGGTTGAATTTGAAGGTGAACAGGGAATGGATGAAGGTGGAAtatccaaagaatttttccaactcattgTCGAAGAAATATTCAATCCGGATTATGGTATTAATCTAATTTAATATTCAAATCAAACCAAGTTTTGTTGGAGTTGCCTAGAAAAAATAACCATGTGTTTTATTCGTTCTAGGAATGTTTGTTTTCGATTCCGATACGCAAACTTGTTGGTTTAATTCGACATCTTTCGAAAACGAATCTCAATATAAGTTGATTGGCCTGGTGCTAGGATTGGCCATTTATAACAGTATTATTCTAGATGTTCGTTTCCCCATGGTCGTCTATAAAAAATTACTAGGAAAGAAAGGCATTTTTAGCGATCTAGAAGATTTTAATCCGGTAAGCGTTGTTTATTCCATAGAATCGGCGGTGTAATCGGGGAGCCTACTtcaggatctattgcaccccccgtcgatcctccgggacagcttttttcttaaagggagagtcctaaggaacatttctagccctttcactcaaaaaaaaaatgtgaccctacttacaaaatggcggccattttgattgacaggtcagctgtaATCGCATATTTAGCGTTCCTACATAGgccttgcacaaaatttttcaaaccgtacaaaggtagatcgaaagatcaggc encodes:
- the Ube3a gene encoding ubiquitin-protein ligase E3A isoform X2, with amino-acid sequence MRANKNHINSTNGNSRQNSNESESLQSSLSNLRSTSTELSDNKLSVPTADVMKRATVEEEIKSYFYMLTDGCGDENCDNENCVSSGKITPQSPNRAAASALHLQRNRAKLCDRHVSKIPRTKSPTPSQASQSTNNASNAENVTFAYMFLTENVVRGIVNTCQNESRYSQLVATLLDVFSKADTLAKSFLKVECPLRLDNFSPEDLVGLDKEKLRELEGEMEKDIDCSQSSRSFDWTSDEIRIDFFALKKAYENVFELPSHVYESALIKALGIFAENTELELNVELKGKLNNPEEMEKYVIAFLIVFEIPALSSPEFLQKVLPPLCKAMNYLPVSALARICRVWARYCRDSFKNILNLLHQLITMRTIESCSNKKYLLQDNVDIVSATKVMKVLYYANALAGQMESPETTKDEDYDKYESELKNGLFGDIDLRYSYYQSFTFTEDPLAKELKLDLIDCITPFLPFTEFYNEPLSDAIEMDKDYSNYKNALRNEGASSSRSESKSIDQLFSFMTHPFILTPATKTLGLFYDNRIRMYSERKICVLQAMAGHPPNPYLKLKIRRDHLIEDALMRLELSCHESPQDFKKQLMVEFEGEQGMDEGGISKEFFQLIVEEIFNPDYGMFVFDSDTQTCWFNSTSFENESQYKLIGLVLGLAIYNSIILDVRFPMVVYKKLLGKKGIFSDLEDFNPVIYNSLKSLLDHQDDDVEDVYMQTFRISFTDIFGNVVYHDLLPEGDKIPVSLYNKKHFVDLYADFLLNKSISKQFNAFRKGFRMVTDESPMKYLFRPDEIEILICGSKNFDFNELQESTRYDGGYDSSTQIIKNFWEFAHSLSLENQRKLLQFTTGSDRIPVGGLGQLHMIIARNGPDSDRLPTAHTCFNVLLLPEYNTKEKLCDRLMKAINYSKGFGML
- the Ube3a gene encoding ubiquitin-protein ligase E3A isoform X1; its protein translation is MRANKNHINSTNGNSSRQNSNESESLQSSLSNLRSTSTELSDNKLSVPTADVMKRATVEEEIKSYFYMLTDGCGDENCDNENCVSSGKITPQSPNRAAASALHLQRNRAKLCDRHVSKIPRTKSPTPSQASQSTNNASNAENVTFAYMFLTENVVRGIVNTCQNESRYSQLVATLLDVFSKADTLAKSFLKVECPLRLDNFSPEDLVGLDKEKLRELEGEMEKDIDCSQSSRSFDWTSDEIRIDFFALKKAYENVFELPSHVYESALIKALGIFAENTELELNVELKGKLNNPEEMEKYVIAFLIVFEIPALSSPEFLQKVLPPLCKAMNYLPVSALARICRVWARYCRDSFKNILNLLHQLITMRTIESCSNKKYLLQDNVDIVSATKVMKVLYYANALAGQMESPETTKDEDYDKYESELKNGLFGDIDLRYSYYQSFTFTEDPLAKELKLDLIDCITPFLPFTEFYNEPLSDAIEMDKDYSNYKNALRNEGASSSRSESKSIDQLFSFMTHPFILTPATKTLGLFYDNRIRMYSERKICVLQAMAGHPPNPYLKLKIRRDHLIEDALMRLELSCHESPQDFKKQLMVEFEGEQGMDEGGISKEFFQLIVEEIFNPDYGMFVFDSDTQTCWFNSTSFENESQYKLIGLVLGLAIYNSIILDVRFPMVVYKKLLGKKGIFSDLEDFNPVIYNSLKSLLDHQDDDVEDVYMQTFRISFTDIFGNVVYHDLLPEGDKIPVSLYNKKHFVDLYADFLLNKSISKQFNAFRKGFRMVTDESPMKYLFRPDEIEILICGSKNFDFNELQESTRYDGGYDSSTQIIKNFWEFAHSLSLENQRKLLQFTTGSDRIPVGGLGQLHMIIARNGPDSDRLPTAHTCFNVLLLPEYNTKEKLCDRLMKAINYSKGFGML